The following are from one region of the Centroberyx gerrardi isolate f3 chromosome 16, fCenGer3.hap1.cur.20231027, whole genome shotgun sequence genome:
- the g3bp1 gene encoding ras GTPase-activating protein-binding protein 1, which translates to MVMEKPSAQLVGREFVRQYYTLLNQAPDYLHRFYGKNSSYVHGGLDSNGKPVEAVYGQSEIHKKVMALSFRDCHTKIRHVDAHATLNEGVVVQVMGELSNNMQPMRKFMQTFVLAPEGTVANKFYVHNDVFRYQDEVFGDSDSEPPEESEDEVEEMEERVPSPDVAQEESAAFYEQTPCPEPAVPGEDEEGAAASPEPEPEAEKEAEAAAVELKTETMLETQAETHTADEQTEKSSAAAPPTAEPAAAPAEPTAAAPEENRPFSWASVTSKNLPPSGAVPVSGFPHVVKVPPTAPARVEVKSESQSAAQRPQRDQRPREQRPGGPPPVHRGPRPVREGEQGESEVRRVIRYPDAHQLFVGNVPHDVDKAELKEFFEQYGTVLELRINSGGKLPNFGFVVFDDSEPVQKILSNRPIKFRGDVRLNVEEKKTRSAREGDRRDVRPRGPGGPGGPRERIGGGGGGPRGPPARGGMAQKPSFGSGRGAGPSEGRYSGQRQ; encoded by the exons ATGGTGATGGAGAAGCCAAGTGCCCAGCTGGTCGGGCGAGAGTTTGTCCGACAGTACTACACACTCCTGAACCAGGCCCCCGACTACCTGCACAG GTTTTATGGCAAGAACTCCTCCTACGTGCACGGCGGCCTGGACAGCAACGGCAAACCGGTGGAGGCTGTTTATGGACAATCT GAGATCCATAAGAAGGTGATGGCGCTGAGTTTCCGGGACTGTCACACCAAGATCCGGCACGTGGACGCCCACGCCACGCTGAACGAGGGCGTGGTCGTGCAGGTGATGGGCGAGCTGTCCAACAACATGCAGCCCATGAGGAAGTTCATGCAGACCTTTGTGCTGGCGCCCGAG ggAACCGTCGCGAACAAATTCTACGTCCACAACGACGTGTTTCGTTACCAAGACGAAGTGTTCGGCGACTCCGACTCCGAGCCTCCCGAAG AGTCTGAGGACgaggtggaggagatggaggagagggttCCCTCTCCTGACGTGGCTCAGGAAGAGTCTGCTGCCTTCTACGAACAGACGCCCTG TCCGGAGCCGGCGGTTCCCGGCGAGGACGAGGAAGGAGCGGCGGCGAGCCCCGAGCCGGAGCCGGAGGCCGAGAAGGAGGCCGAGGCCGCCGCGGTGGAGCTGAAGACGGAGACGATGCTGGAGACGCAAGCAGAGACGCACACGGCCGACgagcagacagagaaaagctCCGCCGCCGCCCCGCCCACCGCAGAACCCGCCGCCGCGCCCGCCGAACCCACCGCCGCCGCTCCAGAGGAAAACAGG CCGTTCTCCTGGGCGTCGGTCACCAGTAAGAACCTCCCACCCAGCGGGGCCGTCCCAGTCTCAGGGTTCCCCCACGTCGTCAAAGTCCCTCCCACAGCACCG gCCAGAGTGGAGGTGAAGTCAGAGTCGCAGTCAGCAGCACAGAGACCACAGAGAGACCAGAGGCCGAGGGAACAGAGGCCTGGAGGCCCTCCGCCTGTACACAGAGGGCCCagaccag TGCGGGAGGGCGAGCAGGGCGAGTCGGAGGTGCGCAGGGTCATCCGGTACCCCGACGCCCACCAGCTGTTCGTGGGAAACGTCCCGCACGACGTGGACAAGGCCGAGCTCAAGGAGTTCTTCGAAC agtATGGTACAGTCCTGGAGCTGAGGATCAACAGCGGAGGGAAGCTGCCAAACTTTGGCTTCGTGGTGTTTGACGACTCTGAACCCGTACAGAAGATCCTCAGCAACAGG ccCATCAAGTTCAGAGGCGACGTGCGTCTGAacgtggaggagaagaagacccGGTCGGCCAGGGAGGGCGACAGGCGGGACGTCCGGCCCAGGGGTCCCGGAGGCCCCGGGGGTCCCAGGGAGCGGAtaggaggcggcggcggcggccccCGCGGCCCCCCCGCCCGCGGAGGCATGGCACAGAAGCCCAGCTTCGGCTCCGGACGGGGCGCCGGGCCCAGCGAGGGCCGCTACTCCGGCCAGCGCCAGTGA